A part of Candidatus Saccharibacteria bacterium genomic DNA contains:
- a CDS encoding nucleoside-diphosphate kinase: MRKNMKNTPVEKTLIVFKPDAIQRGIVGEILSRFERVGLKIVATKMIAPTKEHYYKHYEEIGKMITRRGQDKFDITLEMMVQGPVIAMVLEGVEAVGLVRKLVGTTEPKSALPGTIRGDFSHMSFGYADNEGKGIPNLIHASGDPEEAQQEIDHWFSDDELYDYSVLNEKFTR, from the coding sequence ATAAGGAAAAATATGAAGAATACACCAGTTGAAAAAACACTGATCGTTTTTAAACCAGATGCTATCCAGCGGGGGATTGTTGGCGAAATACTGTCACGTTTCGAGCGTGTTGGGCTCAAAATTGTCGCCACCAAAATGATTGCCCCAACCAAAGAGCACTACTATAAGCACTACGAAGAAATCGGCAAAATGATCACCCGGCGCGGCCAAGACAAGTTTGATATTACGCTCGAGATGATGGTGCAAGGACCGGTTATCGCCATGGTGCTCGAAGGAGTAGAAGCAGTAGGGTTAGTGCGCAAGCTAGTCGGTACCACCGAACCAAAGAGTGCATTACCAGGTACGATACGGGGTGATTTCTCGCACATGAGCTTTGGCTACGCCGATAATGAGGGCAAGGGTATCCCAAATCTCATTCATGCTAGCGGCGACCCCGAAGAAGCTCAGCAAGAAATCGACCACTGGTTTTCCGATGACGAGCTCTACGACTATAGCGTGCTCAACGAAAAGTTCACCCGCTGA
- a CDS encoding tyrosine-type recombinase/integrase, producing the protein MYMSELIIDFIEHLEVERGRSAKTAENYRRYLERFIEFAGDIPVDQITSERVRKYRLWLNRYVGEFGDELATITQSYHLIALRGFLAYLGKRDITALSPDKIELPKVHRKQVTFLHYEEVERMLDAIPGDEAPQHLRDRAIMELLFSSGLRVSELINLDRGHINTKRREFMVRGKGQKDRPVFISETAAAHVETYLACRADSLAPLFLNYSRNSIADTSGNYRRLTQRSVQRMISRYAKLAGITKHVSPHTMRHSFATDLLMNGADIRSVQSMLGHSSISTTQVYTHVTDAHLRDVYEKFHSKD; encoded by the coding sequence ATGTACATGTCGGAACTTATCATCGATTTTATCGAGCACCTCGAAGTTGAGCGCGGTCGCTCGGCAAAAACTGCCGAAAACTACCGTCGCTACTTAGAACGGTTCATCGAATTTGCCGGCGATATACCGGTTGATCAAATTACCAGCGAACGGGTACGCAAATACCGCTTGTGGCTCAACCGCTATGTTGGTGAATTCGGCGACGAACTCGCAACCATCACCCAGAGTTATCACCTGATTGCGCTGCGCGGTTTTCTCGCTTATCTTGGCAAGCGCGACATAACCGCACTCAGCCCCGACAAAATCGAGCTACCAAAAGTCCATCGCAAACAAGTAACGTTTCTTCACTATGAAGAAGTCGAGCGCATGCTTGATGCCATACCGGGTGACGAAGCGCCACAACATCTGCGTGACCGGGCAATCATGGAACTATTGTTTTCGAGCGGCCTGCGCGTTTCAGAGCTGATCAACCTCGATCGTGGGCATATTAATACGAAGAGACGCGAATTTATGGTAAGGGGCAAAGGCCAAAAGGATCGCCCAGTCTTTATTAGCGAAACGGCTGCAGCTCATGTTGAGACGTATTTGGCTTGTCGAGCGGACTCACTCGCCCCACTCTTCCTTAACTACAGCCGCAATAGTATTGCTGATACCTCTGGTAATTATCGTCGCTTAACGCAGCGTAGTGTGCAGCGCATGATAAGCCGCTATGCTAAGCTTGCTGGTATTACCAAACACGTCAGTCCCCATACCATGCGTCATAGCTTTGCAACTGATTTACTGATGAATGGTGCCGATATCCGCAGCGTCCAGTCGATGCTTGGCCATAGCAGCATCAGTACCACACAGGTGTATACGCACGTTACCGATGCACACCTACGCGACGTGTACGAGAAATTTCATAGCAAAGACTAG
- a CDS encoding type II secretion system protein, whose protein sequence is MIKHNSRRGFTLVELTLVMAFMSVLLLAILYLTIHAGKLYTKGVTNKTLNQITRDITDLMKRDVLASDSKTINNPAPSEIGDQQTGRLCTGTVSYLWNTAALLDNTVAAKITYNGNPVTFVRVIDPGASLCLGDPAPTVIPDAMKVTELLSTNGRDFAIYSLTIVTIASDASGRGLYSVHMVLGTHEKDTTQVDADAGVQCKPPTDSSTNFDYCTVGEFTTILRAGGRGNL, encoded by the coding sequence ATGATAAAACATAACTCGCGGCGTGGATTTACCCTTGTAGAGCTAACACTTGTAATGGCATTCATGTCTGTTTTGCTGCTTGCCATTCTGTATCTTACTATTCATGCGGGTAAGCTCTACACAAAGGGGGTGACTAACAAGACATTGAATCAGATAACTCGCGATATCACAGACCTCATGAAACGTGACGTTCTCGCATCGGACTCGAAGACTATTAACAACCCGGCACCTTCAGAAATTGGAGACCAACAGACAGGAAGGCTGTGTACTGGTACAGTTTCTTACCTGTGGAACACTGCGGCACTGCTAGATAACACCGTTGCGGCCAAGATAACCTATAATGGCAATCCTGTGACATTCGTGCGTGTTATCGATCCAGGAGCGAGTCTCTGCTTGGGTGACCCCGCTCCTACTGTCATTCCCGACGCCATGAAAGTAACGGAGCTACTAAGTACCAATGGGCGCGACTTTGCTATCTATTCTCTGACAATTGTTACGATTGCGAGTGATGCGTCAGGGAGGGGGCTTTACAGTGTTCATATGGTACTCGGCACCCACGAAAAAGATACCACGCAAGTTGATGCCGATGCGGGCGTACAATGTAAGCCACCAACTGATAGTAGCACTAACTTTGACTATTGTACGGTGGGAGAGTTTACAACAATACTACGAGCTGGGGGAAGAGGTAATTTATGA
- a CDS encoding prepilin peptidase, producing the protein MDKLLMIGTIAWLGALMGSFAGAQVWRLRAHQLVEDKAHGETISQQELQRLRPLTRRPISKDRSRCLHCHHILAWYDLVPIVSWLSLGGRCRYCRAPIGSAEILLEVGLAVTFTVSYLFWPYGTDTSFGVISLGLWLVACVVMAVLFMYDAKWFLLPFSVNILLIAVAVVYSTYRAIALGISPELLISLVIALALMAGLYFLFSLFGWVGLGDSILGIGLALFVGKGELAFLALFVANLLGCFMLIPLAAGGKLHRHAHIPFGPFLILGTSIALLWGDALIRTVFSWTDTLLNTLMI; encoded by the coding sequence ATGGATAAACTTCTTATGATTGGGACGATAGCGTGGCTTGGCGCGCTTATGGGCAGCTTTGCAGGGGCTCAGGTGTGGCGACTGCGCGCCCACCAGCTAGTAGAAGACAAGGCGCATGGCGAGACGATCAGTCAACAAGAACTCCAGAGGCTGAGGCCTCTTACTCGTCGTCCAATAAGCAAAGATCGTTCCAGATGCCTTCATTGTCACCATATCCTGGCATGGTATGATCTAGTGCCGATTGTTAGCTGGTTAAGTCTCGGGGGAAGATGTCGTTACTGTCGTGCTCCTATTGGAAGTGCAGAGATACTGCTGGAAGTTGGATTAGCGGTAACCTTCACTGTCTCGTACTTATTTTGGCCGTATGGGACAGATACCAGCTTTGGAGTGATAAGTCTCGGTTTGTGGCTAGTCGCCTGTGTAGTAATGGCAGTTTTGTTTATGTATGATGCTAAATGGTTCTTACTGCCGTTTTCGGTCAATATCCTATTGATAGCAGTTGCTGTAGTATATTCTACCTACCGGGCGATTGCACTCGGAATCAGTCCCGAGCTGCTCATTTCGCTCGTCATAGCATTGGCGTTAATGGCAGGGCTGTATTTTCTATTTTCATTGTTTGGCTGGGTAGGGCTTGGTGATAGTATTTTAGGCATCGGACTCGCGCTTTTTGTTGGCAAGGGTGAGCTGGCATTTTTGGCCTTGTTTGTTGCAAATTTGCTGGGATGTTTTATGCTCATTCCCTTGGCAGCCGGAGGCAAACTACATCGTCATGCTCATATTCCATTCGGGCCGTTTCTTATTCTCGGTACTAGTATAGCGTTGCTGTGGGGCGATGCGCTTATTAGAACGGTTTTTTCCTGGACTGACACACTTCTCAACACGCTTATGATATAA
- a CDS encoding prepilin-type N-terminal cleavage/methylation domain-containing protein: MSKQELKQKGFTIIEVVLVLAIAALIFLMVFIALPALHASQRDTARKNDVSIVASAINSWSSNNRGKSIGELVGKTLLDQYATSKSDNTTSIVVKAAATGDVTANDAEVTVYVGTKCDTVGAEGKVTLAKGTARQAAIVTKLEGGSNSGYCLES, translated from the coding sequence ATGAGCAAGCAAGAACTGAAACAAAAGGGATTTACAATCATCGAGGTAGTGTTGGTGTTGGCGATCGCTGCTCTGATATTTCTGATGGTATTCATCGCATTGCCAGCGTTACATGCTAGCCAGCGCGACACGGCACGCAAGAATGATGTGAGTATTGTGGCATCAGCAATCAACTCGTGGTCAAGCAATAACAGAGGGAAGAGCATTGGTGAGCTGGTAGGTAAGACCCTTCTTGATCAGTATGCGACAAGTAAGTCCGACAATACGACAAGTATTGTTGTAAAAGCGGCAGCAACGGGTGATGTAACGGCAAATGACGCCGAAGTCACCGTATATGTAGGAACAAAATGTGACACCGTAGGAGCGGAGGGTAAGGTAACACTTGCAAAGGGGACCGCGCGTCAAGCGGCTATAGTGACTAAGCTTGAGGGTGGCTCAAACAGCGGATACTGTCTCGAATCATAA
- a CDS encoding type II secretion system F family protein: protein MKKFNYEARDKASSSVVKSMVQADSESAAAKVLIEQGLMPLDIKEIDENGSLIAKLTGRVTTKDKIIFLRQLSTLIGAGLPLAQSMHTVLEQTQNKQMQRVVEEVIADVEGGHTLSDSFGKHPEVFDKIVLALVSAGEASGTLDEALKRIATQKEKDAAMMGKIRGAMVYPGIVLLVIIGVMTFMLVAVVPQVAKLYDDMHKSLPFLTAMMIAAANFIINFWWLTIIVIGIVIYFTIQYFKTDAGIKFKDTVKLNIPLFSGMFRKLYMARFTRTGQTLLSTGVGMLDMLRISSEGTNNTIIAAGIMRAAEKVKGGKALSVALQPEAYILPMVPQMIKIGEQSGKIDEMMGKTAQVFEDELDEEIKSISTAIEPVLMVVLAVFAGGMVGAILFPIYSLVGGIN, encoded by the coding sequence ATGAAGAAATTCAACTACGAAGCTCGTGACAAGGCCAGTAGCAGCGTGGTTAAGTCGATGGTACAGGCCGACAGCGAATCGGCAGCTGCTAAAGTGCTAATTGAACAGGGGCTTATGCCGCTCGACATTAAAGAGATTGACGAGAACGGTTCATTAATCGCCAAACTAACTGGCCGTGTTACAACTAAAGATAAGATTATTTTCTTGCGTCAACTTTCAACTCTGATTGGTGCCGGCTTGCCCCTTGCCCAAAGTATGCATACCGTACTCGAACAAACACAGAACAAGCAAATGCAGCGAGTTGTCGAAGAGGTGATCGCTGATGTCGAGGGTGGTCATACCCTGAGTGACTCATTTGGTAAACACCCAGAGGTCTTCGACAAAATTGTACTCGCGCTGGTATCAGCAGGTGAGGCATCGGGTACGCTTGACGAAGCTTTGAAGCGGATCGCTACCCAAAAGGAAAAAGATGCAGCCATGATGGGCAAAATCCGTGGCGCGATGGTATATCCGGGCATTGTATTACTTGTCATTATTGGAGTTATGACGTTTATGCTTGTTGCTGTAGTACCACAGGTTGCCAAGCTGTATGATGACATGCATAAATCTTTGCCGTTTCTAACAGCGATGATGATTGCGGCGGCAAATTTCATCATCAATTTCTGGTGGTTGACGATCATTGTCATCGGTATCGTCATTTACTTTACAATACAGTACTTCAAGACTGATGCCGGTATTAAATTCAAAGACACTGTAAAGCTTAACATACCATTGTTCAGTGGGATGTTTCGCAAACTCTATATGGCGCGTTTTACGCGGACTGGTCAGACACTACTTTCTACTGGTGTCGGGATGCTCGACATGCTGCGTATCAGCAGTGAAGGTACCAATAACACAATCATTGCGGCTGGTATTATGCGCGCAGCTGAGAAGGTAAAAGGCGGTAAGGCGCTTAGCGTCGCGCTTCAACCAGAAGCCTATATATTACCGATGGTACCACAGATGATCAAGATTGGTGAGCAATCGGGTAAGATCGACGAGATGATGGGCAAGACAGCTCAGGTATTTGAGGATGAGCTCGACGAAGAGATTAAGTCAATTTCAACAGCGATTGAACCCGTCCTAATGGTGGTGCTCGCTGTTTTTGCCGGTGGTATGGTGGGGGCAATTTTGTTCCCAATCTACAGCCTAGTAGGCGGAATCAACTAG
- a CDS encoding type IV pilus twitching motility protein PilT, producing MQNQELRIEILLEEVVKKRASDLHIQVGLPPMLRIDGSLTPVAGFNPLDEQQVESLIFAILDQDQQQILLKDKEFDFSFAFGVLGRFRVNAFHERGNLAAALRLIPNEIKSVTELGMPQVVLTFADYPRGLVLVTGPTGSGKSTTLAALVDKINTEKSQHIITIEDPIEFTHKSKRSVVVQREVHYDTYSFSAALRSSLRQDPDVVLIGEMRDLETISAAITIAETGHLVFATLHTNSAAQSIDRMIDVFPPHQQPQIRSQLANILMAICSQRLVPAIGGGRVVAAEVLIANPAVRNVIREGKSHQLDAIIQTGADQGMQTMDRTLVSLVQSGTVTYDQAREFAVDLTEFERLMRG from the coding sequence ATGCAAAATCAAGAACTACGAATCGAAATACTGCTCGAAGAAGTCGTGAAGAAGCGCGCAAGCGACCTTCATATTCAGGTCGGATTGCCTCCTATGCTGCGCATTGACGGTTCGCTGACGCCAGTTGCTGGTTTTAACCCACTTGATGAGCAGCAGGTTGAAAGTCTTATTTTTGCCATCCTCGACCAAGACCAGCAACAGATTTTGCTCAAAGACAAGGAGTTTGACTTTAGCTTTGCATTTGGTGTACTTGGGCGTTTTCGCGTCAATGCCTTTCATGAGCGTGGCAATTTAGCTGCAGCACTACGCCTTATCCCTAATGAGATCAAATCAGTAACCGAGCTCGGCATGCCACAGGTCGTCCTAACATTCGCTGACTATCCGCGCGGTCTTGTGCTAGTGACCGGACCAACCGGAAGCGGTAAGTCGACGACGCTGGCTGCACTTGTTGACAAGATCAACACTGAAAAATCACAGCACATCATTACCATCGAGGACCCAATCGAATTTACGCATAAATCGAAAAGATCGGTTGTAGTTCAGCGTGAAGTGCATTACGACACTTATTCATTTTCGGCTGCGCTGCGTAGTTCGCTTCGTCAAGATCCTGATGTCGTATTGATCGGTGAGATGCGTGACCTCGAAACAATCAGCGCGGCTATCACCATCGCCGAGACTGGGCATCTCGTGTTTGCTACCCTTCACACCAACAGCGCTGCCCAAAGTATCGATCGTATGATTGACGTATTTCCGCCCCATCAACAGCCTCAGATCCGGTCCCAGCTCGCTAATATATTGATGGCTATTTGTAGTCAGCGTTTGGTGCCAGCTATCGGTGGTGGACGTGTTGTGGCAGCAGAGGTGCTCATCGCTAATCCAGCAGTTCGCAACGTTATCCGCGAAGGCAAGAGCCACCAGCTTGATGCTATTATCCAAACTGGGGCAGATCAAGGCATGCAAACCATGGATCGTACACTTGTAAGTCTTGTGCAAAGTGGCACGGTAACTTACGATCAAGCGCGTGAATTTGCCGTCGACCTAACAGAGTTCGAAAGGCTTATGAGAGGATAG
- the tadA gene encoding Flp pilus assembly complex ATPase component TadA — translation MALMTDDIQQKLIALLQEEGLVSTDALTKASEESAKANKPLLSVLTQTAVIDNELLTHAIAQVSGVPYVNLTSTIVDQAILSLLPSDIAERFMAVPLAEVQNRLAVAMIDANNVQAVDYLANRIQRPLKVFMASEAGVRHVLDQYKTDLSSVDVAAQVSQKEADSESSRDIKTIVQDSPISRALSTILEYAVKSRASDIHIEPLEKALKIRCRIDGVLREVMQLPKSIEPALISRIKILSSLKIDEHRVPQDGQFAVKVGNKEVDLRIAISPVVWGEQCVIRLLDKTGNSFDLEEMGYAGRALRTIRKGLKRPNGMLLTSGPTGSGKSTSLYALIKEIKNETINIVTLEDPVEYKMDGVNQIQVNAEVGLTFASGLRSILRQDPNVVMVGEMRDSETANLGVQAALTGHLVFSTLHTNSAAGVLPRLLDMEIEPFLIASTVNTIIGQRLVRRVGPKRDAYWSSPLETKSIIDNVGHLLPRTKEDIARVSADLGYKDLPLAGQTAYTLVKGHDTPATPHGYSGRAGLYEVMDVTEEIQQLIVARATSAEIQRKAVEQGMITMRQDGYLKALQGITTLEEVNRVTSDTV, via the coding sequence ATGGCGCTCATGACCGACGACATCCAACAAAAGCTCATCGCTCTCTTGCAGGAGGAGGGGTTGGTTAGTACTGATGCGCTCACAAAAGCGAGCGAAGAGTCGGCCAAAGCCAACAAACCCTTGCTTAGCGTCCTAACACAGACAGCCGTTATCGATAATGAGCTTCTAACTCACGCTATTGCCCAAGTATCGGGCGTGCCATACGTCAATCTCACGAGTACAATTGTCGATCAAGCGATCTTGTCACTACTACCATCTGATATTGCCGAGCGGTTTATGGCTGTGCCGTTAGCAGAAGTTCAGAATCGACTTGCTGTGGCGATGATCGATGCCAACAATGTCCAAGCGGTGGATTACCTTGCAAATCGTATTCAGCGCCCACTCAAAGTTTTTATGGCATCTGAAGCGGGTGTTCGACACGTGCTTGATCAGTACAAGACTGACCTTTCTAGTGTCGATGTTGCTGCACAGGTATCGCAGAAGGAAGCTGATAGCGAATCAAGTCGTGATATAAAAACAATTGTTCAAGACTCTCCAATCAGCCGAGCGCTGAGTACTATCCTAGAGTATGCTGTTAAAAGTCGTGCCAGCGATATTCATATTGAACCTCTTGAGAAGGCGCTCAAAATCCGCTGTCGGATTGATGGCGTACTACGAGAAGTTATGCAGTTACCAAAAAGTATTGAACCAGCACTGATTAGCCGAATAAAAATTTTATCCAGTTTGAAGATCGACGAGCATCGCGTGCCACAAGATGGTCAGTTTGCCGTTAAGGTGGGGAATAAGGAAGTTGACCTGCGTATCGCGATTAGCCCTGTTGTTTGGGGCGAACAATGCGTCATTCGTTTGCTCGACAAAACTGGTAATAGCTTTGATCTTGAGGAAATGGGCTATGCTGGTCGAGCGCTACGTACGATCCGCAAAGGTCTCAAGCGCCCCAACGGCATGCTGCTGACATCTGGTCCGACCGGTAGCGGTAAATCGACGAGCTTGTATGCGCTTATCAAAGAAATTAAAAACGAGACCATCAACATTGTTACATTGGAAGACCCAGTCGAGTACAAAATGGATGGCGTGAACCAAATCCAGGTCAATGCCGAGGTTGGACTAACATTTGCTTCAGGCCTACGTTCGATCTTGCGCCAAGATCCAAACGTTGTGATGGTAGGTGAGATGCGCGACAGCGAAACTGCCAATCTTGGTGTTCAGGCGGCGCTAACGGGCCACTTGGTTTTTAGCACCCTCCATACCAACAGTGCGGCAGGGGTTTTGCCACGGCTTCTCGACATGGAGATCGAGCCATTTCTGATTGCTAGCACCGTCAATACTATTATTGGACAACGTCTAGTGCGTCGTGTGGGCCCTAAGCGTGATGCGTACTGGTCGAGTCCACTTGAGACTAAAAGTATTATCGATAATGTGGGCCATTTGCTTCCCCGGACCAAAGAAGACATCGCTCGTGTATCGGCTGATCTTGGGTATAAGGACTTGCCACTGGCAGGCCAAACAGCTTATACTTTAGTGAAGGGACATGACACGCCAGCGACTCCGCACGGGTATAGTGGACGCGCCGGCCTGTATGAGGTGATGGATGTGACCGAGGAGATCCAACAGCTCATCGTCGCCCGAGCAACGAGCGCTGAGATTCAACGTAAAGCTGTTGAGCAGGGTATGATTACTATGCGACAAGACGGCTACCTCAAAGCACTACAGGGCATTACAACGCTCGAAGAAGTTAACAGGGTGACATCAGATACGGTCTAA
- the pilM gene encoding type IV pilus assembly protein PilM: protein MSMLKGMGDFFALDIGTNAIRVVQLKKAASGWVLDHYGYAPVDSRLTGSDSEEARRKVSEVIMTAVGQSGIKTKNVVIGLPSSKTFTTIIDVPMSSESELKSTMKYQIDQYIPMAVDEAKVDWALLGVSLRAQNQQEVLLSSVSKTYSEERLEMVEALGLNVIAAEPDPIAMVRALTVQGSQGAVVQLDMGENSTDIAIVYGDAPRLIRTIPTGISSFVKATVSNLNVQDDQARQFILKFGLAPDRLEGQVLRALETTLDNFAGEITKSIKFFETRYPSVTTEGVLLAGFASAIPQFDSYLAGKVGKQVHVANPWQGIQMTENDQKQLGPVATEFATVIGLAKRSGEL from the coding sequence ATGAGTATGCTAAAAGGGATGGGCGATTTCTTTGCACTGGATATTGGCACTAACGCCATTCGTGTCGTGCAACTAAAGAAGGCTGCAAGTGGCTGGGTATTAGATCATTACGGCTATGCACCGGTTGACAGCAGGCTTACTGGCAGTGACTCTGAAGAGGCGCGACGTAAGGTTTCAGAAGTTATCATGACAGCCGTAGGTCAGAGTGGTATTAAAACCAAAAATGTCGTGATCGGCCTTCCGTCAAGCAAAACCTTCACAACAATTATCGACGTACCCATGTCGAGTGAATCAGAACTAAAATCCACGATGAAGTATCAGATTGACCAGTATATTCCAATGGCGGTCGATGAAGCTAAAGTCGACTGGGCACTCCTTGGTGTATCGCTGAGAGCACAAAACCAGCAGGAAGTATTACTTTCAAGCGTATCTAAAACGTATAGTGAGGAGCGGCTCGAAATGGTTGAGGCACTTGGGCTTAATGTTATTGCTGCCGAGCCCGATCCGATTGCCATGGTTCGCGCGCTGACAGTGCAAGGTTCGCAAGGTGCAGTCGTACAGCTGGATATGGGTGAAAACTCGACCGATATCGCTATTGTATATGGCGATGCGCCTCGGCTCATTCGTACCATTCCCACCGGTATTAGTTCATTTGTTAAGGCAACTGTTTCTAACCTGAATGTCCAAGATGATCAGGCTCGACAGTTTATTCTCAAATTCGGCCTTGCCCCCGATCGACTTGAAGGACAGGTGTTACGAGCACTTGAAACTACACTCGATAATTTCGCCGGAGAGATTACCAAATCGATCAAATTTTTTGAAACACGCTATCCGAGTGTTACTACTGAAGGAGTGTTACTGGCTGGTTTTGCGTCAGCTATTCCGCAGTTCGACAGCTACCTGGCTGGAAAGGTCGGCAAGCAAGTGCATGTAGCTAACCCCTGGCAAGGTATTCAAATGACCGAGAATGATCAAAAACAGCTTGGCCCGGTCGCTACCGAGTTTGCCACCGTGATTGGACTTGCCAAAAGGAGTGGTGAGCTATGA